aatgtcaaagggccggttgaatatcaaagaaaaatgaaatgctcCTTtccaccatcttggagattgacattTTCGATGTGTCGGGTATTGACTTTATGGGCCCGTTCATGAGTTCTTGttgaaacacctacatcttggtcgtggttgattatgtgtctaaatgggctGAGGCAGTTgcttttcccaacaatgaagGGAGAAGTGTGGTGGTGTTTTTGAAGAAGTACATatttacaagatttggtactccaagggctatcataagtgatgggggttcgcatttttgcaacaaggcctttgataccttactcaccaagtatggtgtcactcataaagtgacgaccccctatcatcctcaagcaagttgTCAAGTGGAAGTCatcaaccgggagataaagagtattttgtcaaaaacAGCGAATGGCAACCGaactgattggtcaaagaaacttgatgatgctttatgggcttataggacagCTTACAAAACATTGATTGGATTGTCTCCATCCGGTTGGTTTTCGGGAAAGCTTGTAATCTtctggtggaacttgagcataaagtcatgtgggctttgaagaagttgaatcttaagtgggatgtcgccgccaacttaaaagtggcacaattgaatgagctagatgagttccggtaccacGCATATAAAAGTTTGTCCTTATAcagggagaagatgaagtacctccatgacaagtacattcagaccaaggagtttaaagaaggtgatcttgtgttattgttcaattctcagttacggatgtttccgggaaagttgaAGTGTAAATGGAGTGGCCTGTTTGAGGTTGTGAGTGTAATACCCTTTGGTTCATTggacttgaaaaataaaaatgatgaggtgCTTAGAGTCAATTCTCATCGgatgaagcattatttgggaaaagttgatgatggccatGACATGACGGTTCTTCATTTCAAGGGATGATGGTGATATGCATCATGCTGCAAtgttaaatcagacgcttcttgggaggcaatctatgtttttttttcattttctttttcttctttagataggtcttgttttgtgctaactggttttgaagtgtgtGTTGGAGGAATGAGTGTGCTTTCCAGGGACTGTGCTCAGaaaaaaattggctaagtatggAAAATGTGCGGACATCACAATTTTGAGTGCCATAGTAGAAAGAGATCTGCAGCCTCACAATtcttgtgtggaccgcacaactGGAAAGTCAAAATTTCACACACTCTGAAGTTTGCCtgtcagagaaatggccaaagtgcAGCTGCACAAGGAATTGTGCGGCCTCACTCATAAATGTATGGACCACACAATCATTCTAAGGAAAATTTGTATCAGTTAAAGGAGTGCGCAtcgcacatgaaattgtgtggccgcactcacCTCTGAAACCCTTTCCTAACTATTCAATTATAAATATTATCCTCTTCACTACTGAGAAACTTTATGAACACTGAACATTATCACACATGCAACAGACAGTGCATTAATTTGATTCATACATCTAGCACTCGTTTCATCATCTTGATTCTTCCTTAGCATCACTTCATTACTGGTATGTGCAATTCATTTTTAGAAATTTTCAATTTGTTTAAACTATAACTGATTTCTTTTGCTATGTATTGAAGATAATGGTTAGATCAAGGGGAAGAGGTGATATATCTAAAGGGAGTggtgaaccctcccgaggccgaggaAGGGGTACCATACCACTCTTAGTACAAAGGGTCATTGCAAAGAAAACAACAACCGGGAGAGCCCCGGAGCCTGCTAAGTCCAGCTCATATATCCTGTCTAGGGACGCATCAGAAGGCAACTCGGTGCAAGAATAGCTTGATGCACAGTCTCAACCAAGGCAACTTCCGGGGAGGTTCCAACTCAGAGATGAGTCTTCCACCACAGCTAGCTTTTCTAAGGGTTCGGAAGATGATAGCCAGGGTTTAGAGCCCTCATCTACTCATTCCCCCACTGCACCAGTTacagttgatgatgatgatgatgatgatgatgatgttccaGATGTTGGTCGAGGGGGAGATACCCGCGTTgccggccttgagaggtcgaaaAAAAAGGAGTTTTGGGAAGATAGATTTGTGAGCCTGACTGTTTTCAACTGGTTCCGAGAATGGTAGCATTAGAGATCGCTCAAACTTGAGCGTCAATTTGTTTTGAAGGACTTGGACAGGTACAACCCGAATGTGGCAAGACAGTTTCGGGAGAGAAAAGGGTGGACGTGGTTCACTCAAAACATGGTAGATGTCAAGGAGCACTTAGTTCgggaattctacgccaatgtggcgcatatCAAGAAGGGGATTAAGGTGGCAAAAGTGAGGAACCTAAAAGTCAGATTTGATCGGACCTCAATGAACACATATTTCGGGCTGGATAATGTGGAGCATGTATAATATTTGGAGAAGTTTGCATTGGGTGATGTAGCTTGCCCATGGCTAGCGGAGATAGTGGAAActccaggaccaccaccaccatggataaCAGAAGGAGTTCCCATTCAGCGAAACACTCTCTACTCTAAAGCTAAGGGTTGGCAAACATTTGTGTGCAGCCGAATAGATCCAAGCCAGAATGAAAACAATCTCTCGGTCCAACGGGTTGTCTTAGTTGCCTCTATCATGGCCGGGtatccaatcaatgtgggtgccatcatgtcggccAATATGTCTCTGGTCGGTAGGCAGGGTGAGAGCTCCTacccctatccaaacactatcaCGGAGTAACTTACGGATGCGGGAGTGGAGTCAAGGGTTTTTGATACAAAGGTTCGGGCAAAGAAGCCCTTCACATTGTACTCTTTGAAGGACCCAAGGAACCCGAAGAACAAGGGTAAGCCATATGCCAGTCTGATGAGCTATCGGTGGTAGTTGCAGATTCAGGAGCCATACCTTCCACTACAGCCGGGACTTCTAGCAATACAGCTGTCATACCTCCACCTCTATCTTCGGGGCAATCAGCTTTAGTGTCTTCATCTTCTACTTATCCATTTTCGGCAATACGAGTCTCTTAGACACTGGTGAGTCTCAACAATTGGATTCAAATAGCTACTACAAAGATGTCTGACCTATCCAGTGCTGTTGCAGCCTAGACATCTACCCCAGCTCCCTAGATTCCTCCGACAGTGGAAGAGActttgaagaagattctggagaaCCAGAAGACCATCATAGACACCTTGGTGGCACATGGAACAACAATTAAGGACTTGggaagcaggtgaagaagatAAGGAAATCCTAGGTTTCAAAGATATCATTTGACAGGTTGAGACGGGAGGTGACCAAGATGGCAGCAGCTGGATCTTCCATTTGACTTGCTGATGGAGATAGCTCCAGCATCACCAGCAGACCCAGCAGCACCATCAGCaccagtggcaccagctggccagccTGATGAGCAAGACCTCGCTGCCCACACTGCTGAGGCAGTGCTatagatgttcaccaacccagctatTCCCTGAGTAGAAGATAATGAGATACAGTTGGAGGAGCCTGAGGGTGGTGATGCTACTATTGACAtggagaccacatagggagttttatTTCCCTTCCTTGATTTTTATTTTGCTAAGCGTTGGGGACAATTCTTATTCTTATTttgggggtggagtttatttgattttgGTGACATttgacattggcctgtaataactgataacattttttttcctttttatttatgtacatattcttctctattcttctctctctattgatgcatatattttctttcttcctctctcatcttgtatattcatttatgctttcagtagtttattctatagcttctttattttgtttttttagtagtcaatgtttagtctaatagcttcttatttactttaatagcttcttttcatgtttaagtgatcaataagcctttggttttcttaatgtcacggttctttccaaaggcgctttttgtgtgaatcgggtgactcttcccaacgatggatggcatgacaaaccttcttaagggattgagtccgtttttggtgttttggtaagaatagtagtaataatgaataagaggGCCTAATTGAGTAAAACTAGAAgagtcaagcatgcttcacttggtaccaacacacttaactacgggcttatgattaaaaataagttATTGGAAAGAAATAGTTGTAgttagtgaccttttgactcttgcaTTGACTTAAGCAATCATCGAATAGTTTGGTTGagccattagtgattttcaatctttaatatggttgttgtgggtcctcgactctatcctctttaataATCCAACtatgtgagaggtgagatgttttgttgcaagtccaagtacccgtgcgaatgcTCTAGAACTTTCCCCaaatgtgtttctaggcaaaattctaagtttttcttggcttgagaagtgattgtaggctctctgTGACCCACTTGAAATTTTCCATGTCCCACCAATGTTGCTATCTCTAGTCAACCATTTGATCCaaagacctttctcatttgataaccacgttacaagcctaAACTCGttttgtagtgaccctctcttgtcacccgagctttccttaacactccaGAGAAACAATCagctaaaacataagtttgggggagagacaagaaattTAAAAGTGGTATCAaggcaaaaaaagagaaaagaaatgaagaaaaggaaaggcaaaagaaaaagaaagaaagaataaaggaaaactgcaaaaagaaagtgaataaaatgaagagttgaagggattcaaagaaaagcaatgatgcaaagcatggagaaaacaaaggaGGAGAAAATGAACATCATTGTACGTGGCAAAATCAGAGGATTTAATTTCTCGCTATCTAGTCATTtcggaagaatgcctcgagaccccgaggatggGGATCCAAGGCCGAATCCCCTCCCTCAGGGCCTAAAATcaggcccgactcaaagaagacggAAATTGAAGCCAGAACATAGGGGGAAGCTCTTAAGGCACGCAGCTAAGTCTGACAAAGTCGGCCTGTCCAGGGCCTATGCCGAAGCATATTGTCTAGCCGTCACATCTCCATGCTTAAACAATTAATGCATGTTTTACTATGGCCGAGTTCCCCTCCAATATAAAGGGAACTCACGCTACcatgtaaagggctgatgttgctccatttctccacaagtgcaataatctctctctctctctctctctctctctctctctctcttttctttctaacttgctcgttctcactggcccgaaGCCATTTTAGCATTTATCGTTTTCTTACTTTTTCTTCATTATATTGCTTGGTATtgaccataaagagccttgtttaatcatattcgTAATTGTTGTCCCATTTCTGACTGCCCCCAATAGCCCGAGTTCCACCTAGGCGTCGACCCCGAGGCCCCTCACCAACCGATCCTACACCCAGGCAGTAGGTTCCTTGGCTCGTTCAACCCCTCATTTTAGCCTGTATACCCTTGGTAAAACAACCCAGGGAGTAAGCCTTTAGGTTAGGTTATCACCCTATTTTTTCTTAAGCAATCCACTAGGCAtggcctagggctagtttttatttataataatttaaatacaaaGTGTGCAAATAATCTAAGAAATGTAAGAAATAATCCTTGCATATTACATTTAACCTATTAACAAAATTGAGTAATGTACTCAAAATTGATATCACAAAATGATCACTAAAACTTGCATAAAAAATTAGCCCATGCGAGCGGGCCGAATCATTTGGCCCAAATATGGTCTTCCATTGCATAGCAGCCCAGCCTAGCGTAACACATAGGTTGCATGAATAGCCACACTCCATTTTCGCTTCCTtcaattgcaaaaatagccactttAATTATATCGTTGCTACTGTGCACGTGTTGCCTTGCATGGATCCATTTATAACCTTCTTTGTTGCATTTAATCTTCGTCATTGTTGCATTATTTTCACGTGATTTCCAGGCAGACCCACCTTTGATTAAATTTTTCCCATGTATTTGTACTGGTCCCAGATAGTTTCGCTCACCCTTGAGCCAGGCGTGCATAGTGTTATTGCATCTCCTTGATCTGCGCGTCACATTTCCATCCCTGATGAGCGTGCAAAATCCATGTGAAAGCATGCGTGCATTTAAGAATTCAAAAGGCTGTAATAGCTTATTTCCAGCTTAATCGTGCGTGGATTAAAATCCAAGATGCTTGTCCAGCAGAACGCAGCATGCCATATTTGAATATGGTAGCCCATGTTCATCCCATGTGCGTGCATTATAGCATTCTGCTTAGTGTTTCTCAGCTGTTGTCTCGACAAGAAAAACCATGTCCACAACTAGCGTGCATCTGCCATGGTAATCAGCACGTCCACATTTTGAGGTCCAAGACGCATGGTTACCAATGCAGATTTTCATGGAATCAGTCCCAATGAGCATGCGTGCATTAAAATAATAGAATGTGAGTGTCCCGAAATAATTGGTGAGCAACTAAATTTTTCATTACTGTCCAGCACCTTTTTCCAATAAAATTGGGGAACACACAATGGCACGCCTGTCTCTTTTATGCTCAGAATTTGCTCTAAAACTTTAAACCGCTGCATGATACCTCCATGCCTCACTGTGTAGCCTTCAACCAGGCGTGCCAAAAGGTGCACGACTGCACAGTCTTCAAAGGTTCTTGGTAGATCCTTTTTCAGCGTGCCTTGAAACCACCTTGTGTACTTAATGCCGATGCTCACCTTTTCATCAATTTCACGTGCCCTCCATGTTTGTGGAGTTGCTTTACACTTGAGTTGCCATGAAAAGATGTTTGAAAATATGCCAAAGCTCAACTTTAATGTCCTCTCAGTAGATTAAATGCAAAGTATTAATATCACCACTTGAGATTCTACTATAAGATAAGACTTTAGCATCAATGAAGTACCTGCAACAAAGTAAATAATGTTAGCGTTAAAATTGCTAACCAACCTCTCCTCAAGAATGATTCGAGTCTGATAGCAAATTGAATCCTCTTTTCCTCCTAGTTTCTTGCAACCTTCACTCTTATGTAAGGACATTGCATCTTATCTTCGTTAATAATCCTCCTTCCTTTTGAGTTCATATCCCAGAAACCATGACATTCAATATTTCCTTCATCAAGAGCATAATTGGCAAGGTGGTCTGCTAATGTATTCCCTTCTCTGAATATGTGTGTGACCTTGATGATACTTTGTTTCTTCAATCTTAAAATCTCCTAAACATGATCAGTAATACACCAAGGAGGCTTCCATGATTCCTCTATAATGTTCTTTAATAGCAAGGAATCTGTCTGCGGCCATATCTGAAAATAATTAAGATTTTTGCACATCTTCAATGCCTCCACAATAGCTACTGCTTCTGATTCATTATTGGTTCCTTCAGAATTCTCCCTTCCTTCTGCATATATCAAATTACCTACCTCATCCCTTATGAACAAACCAATTGAACTCCTCACTGGGTTCTCTCTACATGCTCCATCCGTATTTACTTTGATCCACCCTCTTGGAGGAAATTCCCATAACACCTTTTCATATTTCAATCGAGGTGTGTATTGCTCCATCATTGTCAGTAAGTCCAGCCACTTGTTAGGCACATGCAGTCCAGGCTTTTTTAGTTGGACTAGAGCTTGCGTAGTAGATGACACCTGGTAAATAACTCTGCTCACTGACACTGCTTCTCCATATTTCAAACTGTTTCTTCTCTTCCAAAGTTCCCATACAATTCATGCAGGTAAAGCTTGTAAGACTGGTTTCAATTTGGGAATAACTGGTGCTGTCCAACACTTTGTAATTGCTTGTTGTAATGATAACCCTTCTAATGGAATTCCTGCTCTCCTCAGGAAGTAATTTCAAACACTCCTAGCTGCATTGGATGTGAAGAAAAATTGTACTAATGACTCCTCCTTAGGATCAGCACAACACCAACATTTTGATGGCATGGAGTATCCTATTTTACGCAAGAAATCATCAAGTGGCAGTTTGGCTTTCCACACCTTCCACAGAAAGAAGGATATCTTGAAAGGTAAGCCTTTGACCCATATCATCCTGTAACCTAATCTTGGGTTTTCTCTTCTTCGCAGGTAATCCCATGCAGACTTCACTGAAAAATGACCTCTTATTTCAAGCATCCAGAATGGTGTATCTAACTCTGCACCTTCGTTTGGTGGTCTAATATTCTGCACAATGTGGTTTGCCAAATCTTCAGGTAGAGTCTGAAATATTTTTTCCAAGTTCCACATACCATTTTCAACCAGATCATTGACATTTTGAATATCCTCATCGATACCAAACTCTGCAGGCACTTGGAAATATAAGGCTCCCAGCTCAGTCCAATTGTCGAACCAGAATTGAGCTGATCCCATTCTCGATTTCCAGTAGATTTGATGCTCAATCAAGTCCCTATATTCTAGCATTTTTCTCCACACGTGGGATCCACGCTTCCAAGGTACAATTACTGGATTTAGTTTCTTGCGGTACTTTTGACTAATAAATGCACTCCATAAACTGGGCTTTGTCCTGAAATTCCACCACAATTTA
Above is a window of Nicotiana tabacum cultivar K326 chromosome 8, ASM71507v2, whole genome shotgun sequence DNA encoding:
- the LOC142163063 gene encoding uncharacterized protein LOC142163063, with product MEQYTPRLKYEKVLWEFPPRGWIKVNTDGACRENPVRSSIGLFIRDEVGNLIYAEGRENSEGTNNESEAVAIVEALKMCKNLNYFQIWPQTDSLLLKNIIEESWKPPWCITDHV